A stretch of Clostridium formicaceticum DNA encodes these proteins:
- a CDS encoding metallophosphoesterase: MKIEPKGRKFFLILFFITIGFIVFCLWQNNAVVITKHRYEDAKLPRNFEDYVIVQVSDLHNKDYHGRLSKKIKEINPNIIVITGDLIDRRNTSIDIAVKFVKQINMIAPIYYVSGNHEELSGKYDLLKRELEKLNVQIVDNAFVALIENGDKIGLMGIADPAILQREGNYLWADSSNYIKNSLKELFKDVDTNFNILLSHRPEHFDIYRDMNVDLIFSGHAHGGQIRIPFIGGLIAPHQGLFPKYTNGMYNKGASSMVVSRGLGNSVFPLRVFNRPELVVVTLHRHR; the protein is encoded by the coding sequence ATGAAAATTGAGCCAAAAGGAAGAAAGTTCTTTTTAATACTATTTTTTATCACGATAGGATTCATCGTATTTTGTCTATGGCAGAATAATGCTGTTGTCATCACAAAGCATCGATACGAAGATGCAAAGCTCCCTAGAAATTTTGAGGATTATGTTATTGTTCAAGTTTCCGACTTGCATAATAAGGATTATCATGGAAGACTCTCGAAGAAAATAAAAGAAATTAATCCCAATATTATTGTAATTACTGGAGATTTGATTGATAGGCGAAATACCAGCATTGACATAGCAGTGAAGTTCGTGAAACAAATAAACATGATAGCACCTATATACTATGTTTCAGGCAATCATGAGGAATTGTCAGGAAAATATGATCTATTAAAACGAGAGCTAGAAAAATTAAATGTACAAATTGTTGATAACGCATTTGTAGCGCTAATTGAAAATGGAGATAAAATAGGGTTGATGGGGATAGCCGATCCTGCAATATTGCAGAGAGAAGGAAATTATCTTTGGGCTGACAGTAGTAATTATATTAAAAATAGTCTTAAAGAATTGTTTAAAGATGTAGATACAAATTTCAATATTTTGCTTTCTCATAGGCCGGAACACTTTGATATTTATAGAGATATGAATGTTGATTTGATCTTTAGCGGGCATGCTCATGGGGGACAAATTAGAATCCCCTTTATTGGAGGGCTGATTGCACCACACCAAGGCTTATTTCCAAAGTATACGAATGGAATGTATAATAAGGGAGCATCATCAATGGTTGTGAGTCGAGGCCTAGGGAATAGCGTTTTTCCATTGAGGGTATTCAATCGACCAGAACTAGTGGTGGTGACTTTGCATAGACACCGCTGA
- a CDS encoding AAA family ATPase, with product MNLDTINQYIRSVELQRGKIAEFTKYPFCLPAIYNLFHLKFHPKVTFIVGENGTGKSTILEAVATAYGFNPEGGTKNFNFASMDTHSDLHHYIKLIKGVNKPKDGFFLRAESFYNVATNIDELDRGGGGPRIIDFYGGCSLHQQSHGEAFFSLFINKFRGEGVYILDEPEAALSPTRQMAMIARIHELVQQGSQFIIATHSPIIMAYPDAVIYEIKESFKKVKYEETEHYQIMRDFLNNTKKMLDILMK from the coding sequence ATGAATTTAGATACCATCAATCAATATATTAGAAGTGTGGAATTGCAACGAGGTAAAATAGCTGAATTTACTAAATATCCATTTTGTCTTCCGGCCATTTATAATTTATTTCATTTAAAATTTCATCCTAAGGTTACATTTATTGTGGGGGAAAATGGAACTGGAAAGTCAACGATTTTAGAAGCGGTTGCAACAGCATACGGTTTTAACCCAGAAGGTGGAACAAAAAACTTTAATTTTGCATCTATGGATACACATTCAGACTTACATCATTATATTAAGCTAATTAAAGGCGTGAATAAACCCAAAGACGGTTTTTTTCTTCGGGCAGAAAGTTTTTATAATGTGGCAACTAATATTGATGAATTAGATAGGGGTGGAGGAGGTCCGAGGATTATTGATTTCTATGGTGGATGTTCATTGCACCAGCAATCCCACGGAGAAGCGTTTTTTTCTTTGTTTATAAATAAATTTCGAGGAGAAGGCGTATATATATTAGATGAGCCAGAGGCTGCCTTATCTCCTACAAGACAAATGGCTATGATTGCTAGAATACATGAATTAGTACAGCAGGGAAGCCAGTTTATAATCGCAACCCATTCTCCAATCATCATGGCATATCCAGATGCTGTTATTTACGAAATAAAAGAAAGTTTTAAAAAAGTTAAATACGAAGAAACAGAGCATTATCAGATTATGAGGGACTTTTTAAATAACACTAAAAAAATGTTAGATATATTAATGAAGTAA
- the tnpC gene encoding IS66 family transposase encodes MKTGIKMTKINVQNQLDEKTKELILKMEEELEAKDKEIENLKNELAYLKNQVLNKNRKIFGSSSEQANTIQVSFFDEAEKDSNLKAAEPTIEEITYKRTKPTSNTGKKDNLANLEKIVIEHKLDEDQQSCRDCSSDLVVIGKKSKEVLKYIPAKLYVEEHLTYSYACRSCEENNDKANIITTKAPKTLLHKSMTSNELLSHVINLKYQHALPLNRQESYFKMMGANLSRQTLANWVIGAAHELDPIYQLMKEELLKRNYIQADETVVKVLDDRGKESNKQKYMWLYKCPDKDQPIIIYDYQKTRSGSCPKGFLSGFSKYIQTDGYAGYNKVENVKRLYCLAHIRRKFHEIIVNLDEEALKSSRALIGFNYCAQLYEIEKDLKEQHGEKEDFYERRYKKRLDASKSIIEEFIDYVDKEIKDAVPKSALGKALAYTKPLLPSFLKVFLEDGSLEIDNNSAERSIRPFVVGRSNWLFSASTKGAESSALIYSITETAKNNNLVVEKYLLYLMNNFSNIDPQDKGSLLKLLPFSKELPESLKVQAK; translated from the coding sequence ATGAAAACGGGGATAAAAATGACGAAGATAAATGTACAAAACCAACTGGATGAAAAGACGAAAGAACTGATTTTAAAAATGGAAGAAGAGCTTGAAGCAAAGGATAAGGAAATAGAAAACTTGAAAAATGAGTTAGCTTATCTTAAAAATCAAGTACTTAATAAAAACAGAAAAATATTTGGCTCTTCCAGTGAACAGGCTAATACTATACAGGTATCCTTTTTTGATGAAGCTGAAAAAGATAGTAACTTAAAAGCAGCTGAGCCTACTATTGAGGAAATTACTTACAAGAGAACGAAGCCAACCAGCAATACTGGAAAAAAAGATAACTTAGCAAACCTAGAAAAAATAGTAATTGAGCATAAGCTTGATGAAGATCAACAGTCCTGCAGAGATTGTTCCAGTGATTTAGTGGTTATAGGTAAGAAGTCAAAGGAAGTGTTAAAGTATATACCTGCAAAGCTGTATGTAGAAGAACATCTAACCTACAGCTATGCCTGCAGATCATGTGAAGAAAATAATGATAAAGCAAATATAATTACAACAAAGGCTCCAAAGACCCTACTACACAAAAGTATGACATCTAACGAGCTTCTTAGTCATGTCATAAATTTAAAATACCAGCATGCACTGCCTTTAAATAGACAAGAATCCTACTTCAAGATGATGGGGGCAAATCTTTCTAGACAAACCCTTGCCAACTGGGTTATTGGTGCAGCCCATGAACTAGATCCAATTTATCAGCTTATGAAGGAAGAGCTCCTTAAGAGAAACTATATCCAGGCTGATGAAACAGTTGTTAAAGTTTTAGATGATAGGGGCAAGGAGTCCAATAAACAAAAGTATATGTGGCTCTATAAATGCCCAGATAAAGATCAACCTATTATCATCTACGACTACCAAAAGACAAGATCTGGTTCTTGTCCTAAGGGTTTTTTAAGTGGATTTTCAAAATATATTCAAACAGATGGCTATGCTGGATATAATAAAGTTGAAAATGTGAAAAGACTTTATTGCCTAGCCCACATAAGAAGAAAATTCCATGAAATAATAGTGAATCTAGACGAAGAAGCCCTAAAGTCTTCAAGAGCATTGATAGGGTTTAATTATTGTGCCCAGCTTTATGAAATCGAAAAAGACCTAAAAGAACAGCATGGTGAAAAAGAAGATTTCTATGAGAGGCGTTATAAAAAGCGACTTGACGCATCCAAGTCAATAATAGAAGAATTTATAGATTATGTAGATAAAGAAATAAAAGATGCTGTTCCCAAAAGTGCCCTTGGTAAAGCCTTAGCATATACCAAACCACTACTTCCTAGTTTTTTAAAAGTATTTCTAGAAGATGGATCTTTAGAAATAGATAATAACTCTGCAGAGCGATCCATAAGACCATTTGTAGTGGGTCGTAGCAACTGGCTTTTCTCAGCTTCAACCAAAGGTGCAGAGTCTAGTGCATTAATCTATAGCATCACTGAAACGGCTAAGAACAATAATTTAGTTGTTGAAAAATATTTACTTTACTTAATGAACAACTTTTCAAATATAGACCCTCAAGACAAGGGAAGCTTGTTAAAACTACTACCCTTTTCAAAGGAACTACCTGAAAGTTTAAAAGTTCAAGCTAAGTAA
- the tnpB gene encoding IS66 family insertion sequence element accessory protein TnpB (TnpB, as the term is used for proteins encoded by IS66 family insertion elements, is considered an accessory protein, since TnpC, encoded by a neighboring gene, is a DDE family transposase.), producing MLNIDKVDKVYLACGVTDLRKNIDGLSMIVQTQFNLDPFEKALFVFCNRQMNKLKILHFDDGFWLYYHRLERNKFKWPMSKEEALKVSIEELRWLLKGYEVRTASKFKPVKERNYF from the coding sequence ATGCTAAATATAGATAAAGTGGATAAGGTATATTTAGCTTGCGGGGTAACGGATCTTAGAAAAAATATAGATGGATTAAGTATGATTGTACAAACGCAGTTTAATCTGGATCCTTTTGAAAAGGCACTATTTGTCTTTTGTAATAGGCAGATGAATAAACTAAAAATACTCCATTTTGATGATGGGTTTTGGCTATACTATCATCGACTAGAGAGAAATAAATTTAAATGGCCTATGTCAAAAGAAGAAGCTCTAAAGGTTTCCATAGAAGAATTACGATGGCTACTTAAGGGATATGAAGTAAGAACTGCATCAAAATTTAAGCCCGTTAAAGAGAGAAACTACTTTTAA
- the tnpA gene encoding IS66 family insertion sequence element accessory protein TnpA, with translation MTNEALDIDWEDILDKFSSREGTIKAFCEENNIGIHQLYYRRKKLENNNTPVFHAVSFKDTEADEAVNQENTPSNPSPTATIKIEIGKAKIYIPSNDKVSLSNVFKEIIASC, from the coding sequence ATGACGAATGAAGCACTAGACATTGATTGGGAAGATATTTTAGATAAATTCTCTTCTCGTGAAGGGACCATCAAAGCCTTTTGTGAAGAGAATAATATAGGTATTCATCAGCTGTATTATCGGAGAAAAAAGCTAGAAAACAATAATACTCCTGTATTTCATGCTGTTAGCTTTAAAGATACGGAAGCTGATGAGGCTGTAAATCAAGAAAATACCCCATCTAATCCTTCCCCAACGGCAACTATAAAAATCGAAATAGGCAAAGCTAAGATATATATACCAAGCAATGACAAGGTATCTCTATCTAATGTTTTTAAGGAAATTATAGCATCATGCTAA
- a CDS encoding TnsD family Tn7-like transposition protein, with the protein MLTFFPVPYEDEIMYSTFARYHIRSGNISIKSTMEDLFSSNHTTAVMEIPSHFQKLIENMPINHQYTTSELIFKHTLYPFYGSFLPLNRAEEIIQSMEGENGGDIYTRIGIMASSITLNRFFRFCPECNKEDLERYGELYWHRVHQIPGVLVCPTHEVPLLDSSVEVRGSNKHEYVIPTIINCVSHDIGVQYPKNMLVNLIVLAKGAESLLNRKYGNKPLEWFREQYISKLKKYGFANINGNINRKEFLQSFMDYYGGNLLNLLQSPVDTKSEINWLLDMIRRKNKTSHPMRHLLLAGFLRLSLDDLFYKKIEYKPFGTGPWPCLNKAAEHYKNPVVNDLKINYDSEFKIPIGVFRCNCGFTYTRRGPDVDDNNKYQFSRIKEFGHIWEQRLKDLVESKLTLRATANELGVDPGTVKKYVDKMQLESCWERRSDKTIQTASESKENSLIEENRIKNREEWLKLRHLYPDKGKTELRNINKSLYMWLYKYDKNWLNENSPLKQSTANTSVRVDWVSRDNAINIKVKELVENMLTTDNKPEKICIGSIAKKLGVKALMEKHLDKLPRTKEYIETVRESSREFHIRKIKWAIREIEKEGHELMIWRIFRRAAIRQEYQEDLIDAITELLNNQTIRGNGYENSVIINDNSIEYHLNFHNSRK; encoded by the coding sequence ATGTTAACTTTTTTTCCAGTACCTTATGAAGATGAAATAATGTATAGTACCTTTGCCAGGTATCATATTAGAAGTGGCAATATCAGTATTAAGTCTACAATGGAGGACCTTTTCAGTTCAAACCATACAACAGCAGTAATGGAGATACCCTCCCATTTTCAAAAGCTCATAGAAAATATGCCTATTAATCATCAATATACAACATCAGAATTAATCTTCAAGCATACTTTATATCCATTCTATGGTTCATTTCTTCCACTAAACAGAGCTGAAGAAATTATACAGTCTATGGAAGGAGAAAATGGAGGAGATATCTATACGAGAATTGGAATAATGGCCAGCTCAATTACTTTAAATCGATTCTTCAGATTTTGCCCTGAATGCAACAAAGAGGATTTAGAAAGGTACGGAGAGTTATACTGGCATCGAGTACACCAAATACCAGGAGTATTAGTCTGTCCAACCCATGAAGTTCCTTTACTGGATAGTAGTGTAGAGGTTAGAGGAAGTAATAAGCATGAGTATGTAATTCCTACAATTATAAACTGTGTAAGTCATGATATAGGAGTTCAGTACCCTAAAAATATGTTGGTTAATTTAATAGTATTAGCTAAAGGTGCAGAATCTCTACTTAATAGAAAATACGGCAACAAGCCATTGGAATGGTTTAGAGAACAATACATTAGCAAGTTGAAGAAATACGGCTTTGCAAATATTAATGGGAACATCAATAGAAAAGAATTTTTACAAAGCTTTATGGATTATTATGGGGGTAACTTATTAAATTTACTTCAATCTCCTGTGGATACTAAAAGTGAAATAAACTGGCTTTTGGATATGATTAGAAGAAAAAATAAGACAAGCCATCCGATGAGACACCTATTATTGGCAGGGTTTCTTAGACTTAGTTTAGATGATTTATTCTATAAAAAAATAGAGTATAAGCCCTTCGGTACTGGACCTTGGCCTTGCTTAAATAAGGCTGCTGAACACTATAAAAATCCTGTAGTAAACGACTTAAAAATAAACTATGATTCGGAATTTAAAATTCCAATTGGAGTTTTTAGGTGTAATTGTGGTTTTACCTATACCCGCAGAGGTCCAGATGTGGATGATAATAATAAATACCAGTTCTCCAGAATCAAAGAATTTGGGCATATATGGGAGCAGAGATTGAAGGATTTGGTAGAGTCGAAATTAACACTAAGGGCGACTGCAAATGAATTGGGTGTAGACCCAGGTACTGTGAAGAAGTATGTTGACAAAATGCAATTAGAAAGCTGTTGGGAAAGGAGAAGTGATAAAACAATTCAAACAGCAAGTGAGAGTAAAGAAAATTCTTTAATTGAAGAAAATAGAATTAAGAATAGAGAAGAATGGTTGAAACTACGGCATTTATATCCTGATAAAGGTAAAACAGAGTTAAGAAATATTAATAAATCCCTTTATATGTGGTTATATAAATATGATAAAAATTGGCTTAATGAAAATTCTCCCTTAAAACAATCCACTGCTAATACCAGTGTAAGAGTTGATTGGGTAAGCAGAGACAATGCTATTAATATAAAGGTTAAGGAGCTGGTAGAAAACATGCTCACTACTGATAATAAGCCAGAGAAAATATGTATTGGTTCCATTGCTAAGAAATTAGGAGTAAAGGCTTTGATGGAGAAGCACTTAGATAAGCTACCAAGGACAAAAGAATATATTGAAACGGTTAGAGAATCCAGTAGAGAGTTTCATATCAGAAAAATTAAGTGGGCGATAAGAGAGATAGAAAAAGAAGGGCATGAATTGATGATATGGAGAATTTTTAGAAGAGCTGCAATAAGACAGGAATATCAAGAGGACTTAATAGATGCTATTACTGAACTGCTAAATAATCAAACAATAAGGGGGAATGGGTATGAGAATTCAGTTATAATTAATGACAACTCAATTGAGTATCATCTTAATTTCCACAATAGCAGAAAATAA